In the Channa argus isolate prfri chromosome 6, Channa argus male v1.0, whole genome shotgun sequence genome, TGGGTGACTGCCATGACAATGTAAAGATGAACTTTATGATAACCCAGAAGAGCCAAGGGAGCTGCCCGTCTATAAATCAGCTGGGTTCTCTGAGCATCTCAGCGCGAGCTCATTGCCACTCTTTACTGTCTCTGTGGGCTTTGTTCCTGGAGTTTATGCTCCAAACAGCCAATTGCTTGTATTCGATCTCTGACGTGTTTATTTAACCGACATGTGTGTGTCCTGCCTGTGAAGTGGTGCTGGTTCATTCACGCTTTAATTTGGTAAGTTTTGACCTTTGAAGTAACAATTTACAACtcattttcacattgttatCTCTCTATGCATTTCTTGTCTCATCACTTTGTTAATAATGAaactataaattatttttttatgttctagGGAGGATGAGCATAAAAATGGACAACTTGTACAACACATCTTCAACTTTGGTGCTACCTGGGTTTAATCTCTCTGCTGAAAGTGTCGctcctgtgtttctttttgcatCTCTGAGCTACATGGTCATACTTTTTTGCAACCTTATTCTGATCCTCACCATTGTACTAAACAAATCTTTGCATCAGCCCATGCACCTAATTCTGCTGAACCTCCCTATCAACGACCTTATAGGCTCCACAGCAATCTTTCCCTATGTCATTAAAGAAATACTGACAAACAGCAGGACAATGCAATACTCAGCTTGTGTCATCCAAGCGTTTTTTATCCACATCTATGCAGCAGGGTCAGTGTTTATTCTGACTGCTATGGCTTATGATAGATACATTGCCATATGTAACCCTTTGAAATACTACACTGTTATGAGTAATAATCACATCATGAGAGTAATCACAGTTATGTGGATATGTATTATAGTTTTAATAGGGGTGCTTTTTGTCCTGCTTTTGCGTTTACCCCGCTGTCGATCTGCAATAACAAGCCCCTTCTGCGATAATCCATCTCTGTTGACTCTGGTGTGTGCCAACACAACCATCAATAACATTTATGGTCTTTTTACAGTCGCTCTAACGCAAGTGATGGCTAATGGGGTTATTGTGTACACGTATCTCCAGATCCTAGTGGCATGCTTCAGATCCAAAAGATCAGACACAAAAGCTAAGGCTCTACAGACTTGTGCTACACATCtcactgtttttcttctgttggaGTGTCTGGGGCTTTTCAGTATCATCTCATACAGATTACAGAACATATCCCCCCATTTAAGCAGATTCATGGGGTTATCCACATTAATGTTTCCCCCAACACTGAATCCAATCATCTATggactgaaaacaaaagaaatcagagaaaaaGTTGTTTACTTTTTCAAGAGGAAAATCCTTCCGTCCtaacagtttttatgctggaagctaagttttaaattgttttagcatttaaattggTTTCTGAATCcccttgttttcattttacctcAAACATTGAATTTTCAAATATGCATGAAAGGTATTCTATGTACAGTACTTAGCTTTAAAATCtctataatgaaaaacaaaacattcacacacatataattTTGGACATGTAAAACTGTTGAACAAAATCTAATTTAGTACATTAACCTGTAAATGAGGAATCTCATCTCAAAAGTATTCATTTTTTGGTTTGCTTTGAGGTGTTACTCTACAAACGTGGTTGTTCTGTTAAGACATGAAAGTATGTTGGGTactgataaaaatgaaataaacaatgcATATATCCACAGTTCTTGGGCTTTAATTTTTGCAGTGTGAAACAGAACTGAAATAAGCATTTAATGAGTAGATACAGATACAGTACAAAAgccaaacagtaaaataatagtttttgtataaaataaagtaatctaATATTGATTGAAATACAAGGAATACTTTACTTAAAGTTGCATTATTTAAAGATAAAAGCAAACTTTCTTTCTCCACACATCATGCACAGTAGACCTATGGTGAATGATGATGTTATACTGACTTGATACATCTGTTTTCACCCTTAACAAACATGCAATCGAAGTGCAAAATTGTGCTCGGACTCAAGCTTCTTAGAAGATGAAAATATGCTGCATGAATATGCTGCATGTGTGACACAAAACCATCAGGGAGTTGCAGTGTGTTCACAGCATAAATACAGCAGAGGGCGCCATCACAACACAATCTACACAAAGCACATCACCCTCCAGTCCATGGCGCAGCATTAAAACTATatggatgtgttttatttaatgtgatttGCTGCCCTCTGGTGTATGTTGAGGTAGCTAGAAGAAATTAAACTGTGAGATTTCTTTTACGTCACACTATAATAACAATTTATGACAAggagaaataattattttagtaaaacaGATCCACTTATATCAACTAATGCAGACATTGTCTACTTCTACTTCTTCATAAATGGTAAGTgggctgcacttatatagtggtTTTTCTAgtttggcactcaaagtgctttacactgcttctcattcacccactcgTGTCAGAatcatgcacgcacacacacaaatgggggagctgctatgcagctggcctacactcagtAGCCCACAGTAGCCCACAACATGCATTCTTGACATGAAAAATGTGACTAAAGTAATAGACACTTATAGGATGTTATTCAATTAGACTTCATGACAATTTCCTTAGGTATTTAGGAAACAAATATAAAGCATGATGAAAGtgtcaaactgtaaaaaactCCAGATAAGAATTTTTAAAGAGCAGCTGCGACAAGATCTTtcaaataaatagataaacaaattaaaaatacgaGCAATATCAGACATGAGGGAAATTCAGGTTGTATAATTCTAAGCACTATGTGCATGCTGTCTTTGCATTTAGATCAATTTTATTTGCTATGTTTCTATTCTTatcttatatactgtatttaggAAACTAAATACACCAAGACACATTCATATGCCTGGATTTTTGCTGATAAAACAGATTGACAGAGTTTctgattttggaaaaaaaaaaaagtttttctgtttgaaatgtacaaatgtgaTGTTGAGCATCCTGAGCTCTAAGATGACCGattctttttcttatatttatgCCATTAgcgcatttttgttttttaacatcaaAACTACTTTATGACCATGTTGGCCAAGGCTCCCTTTAAAGGCAGGGCGAAAGACTATGTATGAGCCAaacagggtttcctctgtttttgctATTGTTGTGTAGTGTGAGGTTAGTTAGTTTAAGAAACGTATGTATACGCAAACTAATGACGTCATATAACTTCTCTTgaagtttaccttttaaatttatttaactAGTTGTCTTAATAACAATGTTATTTGAAAGTTTGAAGGAAGAGAGGGAGTTTAGCTCTGCCTTTTGAAAGAACAGACACATCTATATGAGCTACAGGGTACAGACAGCTATTGGGGCTACAAGATACAGCTATTAGAGATTTAAGTTCAGCTATTAGAGCTGACAGAAAGAACGGActacaaggtagaagtgaaaggttcagtgtgtagctgtggaggcacacagtttcttaccttgttcggtggaattgatttgtgaacgtatttctgaaattaatatttgtaaaagtgTACTGTAGAATTAGTCCGTTATCAGCTCAGTTGAGAAAAgcggaattcaataaatgttcagtgttcatcatacaacgatctctggagtgaataattgttggaccaccggataagagtaagatcacctctacatttCAAGTAACTGTTGTTACACAGTCTAAACACGTGGACTAACATTCAGTGAATGATGGATGGGAATAATCATCCAGTTAGAGTGGGAAAATGTCCAAGCCAAGTCTTAAAGCCATGGAGAATTCTTTGCAAAGTCAGGTAGATGCAAAAAAGGCCAAGCTGGACCAGATGGTGAAACAAAAGATTGTTGTGTGGAGCTTGTGGAAACCAAATGCAATTCAACCAACTGCTTGGTGAGTTTTATGATATAAATACCTCAGTCAAAGAAATACTCACAAGCTTGAATCCAAAGAGGAAATGAATAGTGATCAGCAATACTGGTTTGAGCCAAGGCCAAGTTTATTCAGAACTTTCTGTGACGATGTTGCCCGCTGAATGAAAGAGGCACATCAGCGCATAGAGGAAGCCAACAGGGCAAGTGATGATCTAAGCCCTTAATAAAGTGTGTCTGTGGTGTCCTCAAGGAGATTCAGGAAAGTTGTAGCATCTTCAGCTTCTAAGGTATGTCTCAAGGTTGAACTAGAAAGTGCGGCTCTATTAACTAAGGCTGAAGCATTAAGGCAAAGACACGCTCTAGAGGAGCAAGAAGCTAAGCTTAAggcagaaaaggagaaacaatTAGAGCCAAGAAAGAACAATTGGAAATGAAGGCTGCTCTTGCTGCTGCTAATGCTCAAATTCAGATCTTCAAGAACCATGAAGGCTCTGTGATGTCACGTGGCTTAAAGATCAGCAATGACAATTTCGAACCAAATCAGATACCGATAATAAATGCAAGGAATAACGtacctgttgctgctgttgctaaTGCGGCTGAACAGTGTGAAGAAGCAAGAGATGAACCTGTTATGGGCTATTTCAATGCTGGATTCAATGGAAGTGCAAAGGCAGAAACAGGTCACCGTGGTTTCAAAGCAAGCGCTGTTAGCCAGCTTCCAGGGTCAGGGTCAACATGTTTGTTTGGGAATAATCCGTGTCAGAACGATATTACCGAATTTTGGATAAACACGAAAGGTTGTCCACTTTAACTCCTCAAACCATTCCCAACTGTATAGACTCTTCATCAGAGCATTCGAACACGGGGTAGAGAGTAAAACAGGGAATGACAGTGATCGGCTCATCTTCATGCTTCATCTAACATGCAGACAATTGTTTCTAAGCTTCCAAACAAGTTGAGTAAGAAGTGGAGCAATGTGGTTTTTGACATTCATGAGAAATACGAGCGTAAGGCTACATTTAAAAACCTAGTGGAGTTTGTAAACAAAGAAGCCAAGGTCGCACTGCCCCCTTACTTTGAGGAAATAATGGGCAAACCTATCCCTGACCCTGGGATCTACTtggttaaaaaaagttttataaaataacttaacttaacttaacttaactaacttaacaaagtaaataaaattatgtgTTGGGAAATAATGTGTGGGTGAACAATACCCGTCCCCCTTCCCTTGTACCACCTTCTTGCCAATAAATGCCTCTGTCTCCACATTGTTGTCAAATTTATATTGCACAGCTTCATTGTCTAACAACagagattattatttttttattacacaaccAGCACGGTTCAGTAACATGCTGTGATAGACTAGTCATCATGGGAAAAATGCAATGGTCATAATAAACAGGTGTCAGTGCACTCATGGCATCTCACCTTGGGGAGTATGAGGCTGTGGGCGTGCTGATTATTATGATGAATGTCAGAGTTTTCATTTCCTGGCATTTACATCGACCTATACAGGATGAAACAACATTGAACATAACACATTTTAGTTTCGGTGAAAAAAGTACTGgaacagatattttaaaagtaaataaaactttttgttAACTGCATTAAGGCTCTGACTCATTGACATGATCAAACTGTTGGGTCGTCTTTAATAGTTTTTCTGgtctttcagttttgtttgtttctctacCCAGTTTTCCAGGTGAAAGACAAGTTTACTGGGATCAAGGTCTGATGAGAGGCCTGGCCAGTCTGAGACCTTCCACTTTCAACTGCCTTCGGGAAATCTTTGAAGAGTGTGTTCAGTACCACTGTCTTGCTGCATGGTGAACCTCCTCCCAATTAGTTCTCATGTGTCTCACAGTAAATtgacagacaaaatgtttctgttcacCCCTgaattaatctgtttttaatgtagtaaACTTATCGTGATGATTGAAAACAATGATCCAGtgaatataattacatttacaaatgtatctGACGTTTGTCCGTTTTACTAGTACTTGAACTGCACATAATGTAGTCaccttgtgctttgtttttatatattgtttctGATGTTTTTGCTGATTTCTAGCTCCTTACATATTCTGTGCTGTATACCATTTGTTCAAGTTGATGCTGTCTTAGAATAATACAGTAATGAAAGGTGTATTTTTGTAACTCATGAATTTACTGAACAAATCTGAATCTGTTTTTAGTAATGTTGTGACTTGATATGTTTGATGTAGGTGTGCTGTAGCCCATCAGAGAATCTCTGATCTGAACTTTCTCACTGAGGCCAAGCTTTCTTTTGTGTCGTGGTTACCACTGCTTGGCTACAGTTTCTTTCTTTGACTTTGCTCATTAGGATAATGACTTCTTTGTTTACAAGGTGTCAATAGAAGGGATGTGTCACACTCAGCCTCTGGAGTGATCTCTCCTCACTACCTACCTCTGGTAATGAACCTCAGAGGGTTTGGTGACACAATGCAGTAAACAGCTACTGTTTTGTTTGGTAACATTGACAGGAAAGTGAACTTGTGACAGTGAAAGACTGATTTGCCCAAGTTGCATTTCATGAACTAATAATGTTAACATGTTTTCCCCATGAAAATAAACTATGTTAGTTCTCTGAAGCACAGAGTATCTTTTAATTTTAAGGAAGCTTTCTCAAAGTCTTCTCACACgcgaaaaaaaatgaaacatatgCTAGAATATCTAAACTGTGCCTTTGCACACAATCACAAAGAAGTCTAGtgtgtcacatttaaataaaccatCAGTTAATAAgtatatgaaaacaaataaaaaaaataatttaattgctATAACTACATTCcttttaattacttttcagccttttattaatatgtaagtttttattacagattttattatataaaatattttacacaaaaagcTTTTCACTGGTAAAGTAATACCACCTACATTTACTACACGTGAATGACATGAAATAAAACCCATTATGTCTGTGTTGAAATTTTGTTCAActtgcaaataaaatacatttacagaactCAATGACAGTGCTTACATCActtggttttaatttaaataaactacaaaAGCAGTTTAAACAGGTTTTTGTGGCAGTATAGTTTCTTTGTTGAGGCCAGATTTATTGCAGTTTTTCTGCTTCACAGGTTTAAGTATTTAGCTCTATTTTAATACAAGTTTTAGCAAAGttgcagaagcagcagcagagtgaaGCTGCAGGATGGTCAGGaccagagcagagcagcagcgcTGTGTTTAAATCCGTCCATAACTCTGCTTTgtataaaatgattttacttcCTAGCTTAGTGCTTAATGCAGTTTACAAAGGTAAATACATGTGTCCGTTTGAAATATTGTACTAGTGATATCTCTGCACTTTGTAAAGGTTACAATGCTAACTAGCATTAGCATAGCCTTGGTGGATTTGGTGTTAGCAAATGTCAAAAGTTAGACCAGCTCGGTGTGATACACTTTGCGAGCATTTAGTTGACACTGTTTTGGTGCTGGGGGGCTGCATATGATCCATGGACTTGTACAAAGGTAGGAGTTGGATCAGGTTGTGGTCAGACCTGCCAAGGGGGGATGGGCAGGAGAGCTGTTAGCCACTTTAACATTTgagtacatcaggtccagtgtcttctGTTCTCTGGTGTGACAATCCACATACTGTAGGAAGGTGGGGAGGTTTGCAAGATTAAAGACACAGGAGATTGAGGGCGTCAGGATGTCGGGTCTGGACTCTGGCTGTGTATGTATGATGTCACATGCAGCGTCGGCGGATACGGAGAGGGGAATATAGATGGCAATATGGCATGTGTGAACTCCATGGGGATATAGTGTGGAAGAAGGCCCACCGGCAACAGTTCAATGTCGGcaacagacttttttttcacGCATGCATGACCAGTATGACACCACCTGTTGTGGATTTACATGACCAGGCCTCCACCTTGCCTCTTTccgttctcctctctcctctgatcTGCCCGTACTGTGCTGAAGAGAGCAGCTGCCGAGCAGCGAGATGTATTACTTTGGCATTTTTCAGGGCTGGTTCTCTCACATTTCACAGGACACTCTCAGAGGCTATTGGTCAATAGATCTCAGTAAATGTAGCAGCTTCAATCATCACTTACACAAGGATACTTCACTACTGGggtaaaataaatgcactgttGATCTAATCTAAGAATCTATTGAgatgtaaaaacttttttaaatgtgttaataattttagatttaatttctTTGGTTCTAAGACAGTACACAAAAGGATTTACAAGTGATGGGCCAAGAATGGATCCAATATTTAGGCCATTGCGTGCCTCAAGAGTCAATACCACACCTAACCTGGTCAGGATAACAAGGAGAAATACTGGAGAGTAATAACATGTGACCACAATCAAGTGACTCAAACAAGTGCtgcccattttctttttatcataATATGAGGATAATTTCGCAAAAAATATGATCCCAACATAGGAcaggcaaataaaaatgaaagtgaagaataaaattaaaaacattaccaCTGCAACCAGATTGAAATAATATTCAGGGTCAACACAAGTAGTTCTTAATACAGCAGCATAGTCACAAAAAGCATACTTCAGCACTGAATAGCAGTAAGGTAGAGGAATCACTGTTGAAGGAAAAACGGCCACAAAACCACAGCCAACCATCCACAGCATATATGTCAGGACCAATGTACGTGCATTTGTTAAATAACTGTGGTACTGTAAAGGACAACTAATAGCAAGCAATCTATCAAATGCCATAACTGCTAAGGCAAACATCTCCATCACCCACCCTAATTGGAAagcaaacatttgaattaagCAGGGAACATAGGATATGGTTTTAACACCAGCAACTAAAACCCCAATCATTGTAGGACTGGCACTAGAGATATACATGATATCAACCACAGCAAGGTTGCAAATCAGAA is a window encoding:
- the LOC137129254 gene encoding olfactory receptor 4D11-like, which gives rise to MTSQNASIKVTEFIIGGFDLVKRPVAVGVVILIIYVVAVLANITNILFIINDQKLHKPMYLLICNLAVVDIMYISSASPTMIGVLVAGVKTISYVPCLIQMFAFQLGWVMEMFALAVMAFDRLLAISCPLQYHSYLTNARTLVLTYMLWMVGCGFVAVFPSTVIPLPYCYSVLKYAFCDYAAVLRTTCVDPEYYFNLVAVVMFLILFFTFIFICLSYVGIIFFAKLSSYYDKKKMGSTCLSHLIVVTCYYSPVFLLVILTRLGVVLTLEARNGLNIGSILGPSLVNPFVYCLRTKEIKSKIINTFKKVFTSQ
- the LOC137129369 gene encoding olfactory receptor 52E4-like, yielding MSIKMDNLYNTSSTLVLPGFNLSAESVAPVFLFASLSYMVILFCNLILILTIVLNKSLHQPMHLILLNLPINDLIGSTAIFPYVIKEILTNSRTMQYSACVIQAFFIHIYAAGSVFILTAMAYDRYIAICNPLKYYTVMSNNHIMRVITVMWICIIVLIGVLFVLLLRLPRCRSAITSPFCDNPSLLTLVCANTTINNIYGLFTVALTQVMANGVIVYTYLQILVACFRSKRSDTKAKALQTCATHLTVFLLLECLGLFSIISYRLQNISPHLSRFMGLSTLMFPPTLNPIIYGLKTKEIREKVVYFFKRKILPS